The Capra hircus breed San Clemente chromosome 2, ASM170441v1, whole genome shotgun sequence genome window below encodes:
- the FAM110D gene encoding protein FAM110D isoform X1, with protein MQSRSQGAPANCSQFLHYLPASSGLWSTVLPSSAKMLLASPSTPSRGRTPSAVERLEADKAKYVKTHQVIARRQEPALRGGPGPLTPHPCNELGPPPSPRTPRPARRGSGRRLPRPDSLIFYRQKRDCKASVNKENAKGQGLVRRLFLGSPRDVASSSAGSSERPAASGGWAAPQDAPEAAGKRALCPTCSLPLSEKERFFNYCGLERALVEVLGAERFSPQSWGADANPQPGTSPPPGSGDASDWTSSEGGGDRRDGAEGGGSEAAGSERDGRPQVSVVERNARVIQWLYGCQRARGPPRESEV; from the coding sequence CAGGTCCCAGGGAGCCCCAGCCAACTGCTCTCAGTTCCTTCACTATCTGCCTGCCTCCAGCGGCTTATGGAGCACTGTCCTGCCCAGTTCTGCTAAAATGCTTCTGGCCTCTCCCTCCACCCCGTCCCGGGGACGGACCCCCAGCGCCGTGGAGAGGCTAGAGGCCGACAAAGCCAAGTATGTCAAGACGCACCAGGTGATCGCGCGACGTCAGGAGCCGGCTCTGCGTGGGGGTCCCGGGCCGCTCACCCCGCACCCTTGCAACGAGCTGGGGCCCCCTCCATCGCCCAGGACGCCCAGGCCCGCCCGCCGGGGCAGTGGCAGGCGACTGCCAAGGCCTGATTCCCTCATCTTCTACCGCCAGAAGCGGGACTGCAAGGCTTCGGTGAACAAAGAGAACGCCAAGGGTCAGGGGCTGGTGCGGCGCCTCTTCCTGGGCAGCCCCCGAGACGTCGCCTCGAGCAGCGCAGGCTCATCGGAGCGACCCGCGGCTTCCGGGGGTTGGGCCGCGCCCCAAGATGCCCCAGAAGCGGCGGGAAAGCGGGCATTGTGCCCCACGTGCTCGCTGCCCCTGTCGGAGAAGGAGCGCTTCTTCAACTACTGCGGCCTGGAGCGCGCACTCGTGGAGGTGCTGGGGGCCGAGCGCTTCTCTCCGCAGAGCTGGGGCGCCGACGCCAACCCCCAGCCCGGAACGTCCCCGCCGCCGGGCTCCGGAGACGCCAGCGACTGGACGTCCAGCGAAGGCGGCGGAGATCGCCGGGACGGTGCGGAGGGCGGCGGCTCAGAGGCGGCGGGCTCGGAGCGCGATGGGCGCCCCCAGGTGTCGGTGGTGGAGCGCAACGCGCGCGTCATCCAGTGGCTGTACGGCTGCCAGCGCGCTCGCGGGCCACCGCGCGAGTCCGAGGTGTGA
- the FAM110D gene encoding protein FAM110D isoform X2, producing the protein MQRSQGAPANCSQFLHYLPASSGLWSTVLPSSAKMLLASPSTPSRGRTPSAVERLEADKAKYVKTHQVIARRQEPALRGGPGPLTPHPCNELGPPPSPRTPRPARRGSGRRLPRPDSLIFYRQKRDCKASVNKENAKGQGLVRRLFLGSPRDVASSSAGSSERPAASGGWAAPQDAPEAAGKRALCPTCSLPLSEKERFFNYCGLERALVEVLGAERFSPQSWGADANPQPGTSPPPGSGDASDWTSSEGGGDRRDGAEGGGSEAAGSERDGRPQVSVVERNARVIQWLYGCQRARGPPRESEV; encoded by the coding sequence GTCCCAGGGAGCCCCAGCCAACTGCTCTCAGTTCCTTCACTATCTGCCTGCCTCCAGCGGCTTATGGAGCACTGTCCTGCCCAGTTCTGCTAAAATGCTTCTGGCCTCTCCCTCCACCCCGTCCCGGGGACGGACCCCCAGCGCCGTGGAGAGGCTAGAGGCCGACAAAGCCAAGTATGTCAAGACGCACCAGGTGATCGCGCGACGTCAGGAGCCGGCTCTGCGTGGGGGTCCCGGGCCGCTCACCCCGCACCCTTGCAACGAGCTGGGGCCCCCTCCATCGCCCAGGACGCCCAGGCCCGCCCGCCGGGGCAGTGGCAGGCGACTGCCAAGGCCTGATTCCCTCATCTTCTACCGCCAGAAGCGGGACTGCAAGGCTTCGGTGAACAAAGAGAACGCCAAGGGTCAGGGGCTGGTGCGGCGCCTCTTCCTGGGCAGCCCCCGAGACGTCGCCTCGAGCAGCGCAGGCTCATCGGAGCGACCCGCGGCTTCCGGGGGTTGGGCCGCGCCCCAAGATGCCCCAGAAGCGGCGGGAAAGCGGGCATTGTGCCCCACGTGCTCGCTGCCCCTGTCGGAGAAGGAGCGCTTCTTCAACTACTGCGGCCTGGAGCGCGCACTCGTGGAGGTGCTGGGGGCCGAGCGCTTCTCTCCGCAGAGCTGGGGCGCCGACGCCAACCCCCAGCCCGGAACGTCCCCGCCGCCGGGCTCCGGAGACGCCAGCGACTGGACGTCCAGCGAAGGCGGCGGAGATCGCCGGGACGGTGCGGAGGGCGGCGGCTCAGAGGCGGCGGGCTCGGAGCGCGATGGGCGCCCCCAGGTGTCGGTGGTGGAGCGCAACGCGCGCGTCATCCAGTGGCTGTACGGCTGCCAGCGCGCTCGCGGGCCACCGCGCGAGTCCGAGGTGTGA